Proteins encoded together in one Chitinophaga lutea window:
- the rplA gene encoding 50S ribosomal protein L1, whose protein sequence is MATKKRKVADAKVDKNKSYSLKEASTLVKDINCTKFDSSVDLHIRLGVDPKKADQAIRGSVTLPHGTGKTKKVLVLCTPDKEAAAKEAGADFVGLDEFITKIEGGWTEIDVIIATPAVMPKIGKLGKILGPRNLMPNPKTGTVTNDVAAAVNEVKGGKITFKVDKAGIIHASIGRVSFASEKIEQNSLELINAIIKLKPATAKGTYLKGLSMAATMSPGIVIDTKSVQN, encoded by the coding sequence ATGGCAACTAAGAAAAGAAAAGTGGCTGACGCTAAGGTGGACAAAAACAAATCATACAGCCTGAAAGAGGCCTCCACCCTCGTTAAAGACATTAACTGTACTAAATTCGACTCTTCTGTCGATTTACATATCCGCTTAGGCGTTGATCCTAAGAAGGCCGACCAGGCTATCCGTGGTTCTGTAACGCTTCCCCACGGAACTGGTAAGACCAAAAAAGTTCTTGTACTGTGCACTCCGGACAAAGAGGCTGCTGCCAAAGAAGCCGGTGCGGATTTCGTAGGACTGGACGAGTTTATCACCAAGATTGAAGGTGGCTGGACGGAGATCGATGTGATCATCGCTACCCCGGCTGTGATGCCTAAAATCGGTAAACTGGGTAAAATCCTCGGTCCCCGTAACCTGATGCCGAACCCGAAGACCGGTACTGTTACCAACGACGTAGCAGCTGCCGTGAACGAGGTAAAAGGCGGTAAGATCACCTTTAAAGTAGACAAGGCTGGTATCATCCACGCTTCCATCGGCCGTGTGTCTTTCGCATCTGAGAAGATCGAACAGAACTCACTGGAGCTGATCAACGCGATCATCAAGCTGAAACCGGCTACTGCTAAAGGTACTTACCTGAAAGGTTTATCTATGGCTGCCACTATGAGCCCGGGTATTGTAATTGACACTAAATCTGTTCAAAACTAA
- the rplL gene encoding 50S ribosomal protein L7/L12: protein MADVKALAEQLVGLTVKEVQELADVLKNEYGIEPAAAAVVVAADGGGGAAAAEEKTSFNVILKSAGASKLNVVKIVKDLTGLGLKEAKELVDGAPKAVKEGVNKAEAEDLKAKLTEAGAEVEIA from the coding sequence ATGGCAGACGTAAAAGCATTAGCTGAACAATTAGTAGGTCTTACTGTGAAGGAAGTACAAGAACTGGCAGACGTTCTGAAGAACGAGTATGGTATCGAACCTGCTGCTGCTGCAGTTGTTGTAGCTGCTGACGGTGGTGGCGGAGCCGCTGCTGCTGAAGAGAAAACTTCATTCAACGTAATCCTGAAATCAGCTGGCGCCAGCAAACTGAACGTGGTGAAAATCGTAAAAGACCTGACCGGTCTGGGCCTGAAAGAAGCCAAAGAACTGGTTGACGGCGCACCTAAAGCAGTGAAAGAAGGCGTTAACAAAGCTGAAGCAGAAGATCTGAAAGCGAAGCTGACTGAAGCTGGCGCTGAAGTTGAGATCGCCTAA
- the rplJ gene encoding 50S ribosomal protein L10 → MNKDQKNEVIELLKGKFSQYNNFYITNTESLTVAQVNHLRRVCFDKNVEMKVAKNTLIKKALESLDSEKYAGIYEALNGVTALLFSDSPKEPALIISTFRKENAKLEKPVLKAAFVADEIYLGDNQLANLVKIKTKNELIGEVIGLLQSPAKRVIAALLEKGKNEGGVVAEAEAPAAE, encoded by the coding sequence ATGAACAAAGATCAAAAAAACGAGGTAATTGAGCTGCTGAAAGGTAAGTTCTCTCAATACAACAACTTTTATATCACCAACACGGAGTCTCTGACGGTAGCGCAGGTGAACCACCTGAGGAGGGTTTGTTTCGACAAGAACGTGGAAATGAAGGTGGCAAAAAACACGCTGATCAAAAAGGCGCTCGAAAGCCTGGACAGTGAGAAATATGCCGGCATCTACGAAGCGCTGAACGGTGTAACCGCCCTGCTGTTCTCCGACAGCCCGAAAGAGCCCGCGCTGATCATCTCTACCTTCCGCAAGGAAAACGCTAAACTGGAAAAGCCCGTACTGAAAGCTGCTTTCGTGGCAGACGAGATATACCTGGGCGACAACCAGCTGGCTAACCTGGTGAAAATCAAGACCAAGAACGAGCTCATCGGCGAAGTTATCGGTCTGCTGCAATCTCCTGCAAAACGCGTTATCGCTGCCCTGCTCGAGAAAGGCAAAAACGAAGGCGGCGTAGTGGCAGAAGCAGAAGCTCCTGCAGCCGAGTAA
- the rpoB gene encoding DNA-directed RNA polymerase subunit beta, whose translation MSLKKAQTNERVNFGKIKQVAETPDLLAIQIQSFKDFFQLETTPDKRNNEGLFKVFKENFPITDTRNIFNLEFLDYFVDPPRYTIEECIERGLTYSVPLKAKLRLSCNDEEHVDFQTIVQDVFLGNIPYMTPRGTFVINGAERVVVSQLHRSPGVFFGQSVHPNGTKIYSARVIPFKGAWMEFATDINNVMYAYIDRKKKFPVTTLLRAIGYETDKDILELFGMADEVKADRKNLEKYAGKKLAARVLRSWVEDFVDEDTGEVVSIERNEIVLERDSILDEANIEMITDMGVKSVFVQKEEVSGDFAIIYNTLNKDTSNSELEAVQHIYRQLRGADAPDDETARGIIDKLFFSDKRYDLGDVGRYKINRKLGLSTPLDMKVLTKADIISIIKYLVQLTNGKAEIDDIDHLSNRRVRTVGEQLYAQFGVGLARMARTIRERMNVRDNEVFTPVDLINARTLSSVINSFFGTSQLSQFLDQTNPLSEITHKRRISALGPGGLSRERAGFEVRDVHYSHYGRLCTIETPEGPNIGLISTLCVHAMVNEMGFIETPYRKVKDGKVDMHKVEYLSAEEEDSVKIAQANAPLDEKGQFVNDKVKSRETGDFPILEPGEVEYMDVAPNQIVGLSASLIPFLEHDDANRALMGSNMQRQAVPLINPQVPIVGTGLEGKAARDSRLQITANGKGVVEFVDANEIHVRYERDEMQKLVSFEDDLVIYQLTKFVKTNQSTCINLRPAVKKGQRVVEGDFLTEGYATRAGELALGRNLKVAFMPWKGYNFEDAIVISERVAKEDWFTSIHIDEYELEVRDTKLGEEELTPDIPNVSEEATKDLDQNGIIRVGAHIKEGDILIGKITPRGESDPSPEEKLLRAIFGDKASDAKDASLKAPPSTEGVVIDKKLFSRAKKDKNSKTREKAALEKLEKIHQKNEEDLMEVLMSKLLTLLKDKTSAGITNTYGEVLISKGSKFSNKNLANVDFQNVNPLGWTTDQETNDQINTLLHNYNIKYNEELGRYKREKFNISIGDELPAGVLKLAKVYLASKRKLKVGDKMAGRHGNKGIVAKIVRDEDMPFLEDGTPVDIVLNPLGVPSRMNLGQIYETVLGWAGQKLGVRFATPIFDGASTEEIASYIDEAKLPSFGHTYLSDGETGERFHQKATVGIIYMLKLSHMVDDKMHARSIGPYSLITQQPLGGKAQFGGQRFGEMEVWALEAYGAANILQELLTIKSDDIVGRAKAYESIVKGDNIPKAGVPESFNVLIHELRGLGLDLKFD comes from the coding sequence ATGTCTCTAAAAAAAGCCCAAACTAACGAAAGAGTAAATTTTGGAAAGATCAAACAAGTTGCTGAGACACCGGATCTGTTGGCTATCCAAATCCAATCTTTCAAGGATTTCTTCCAATTAGAAACCACACCAGACAAGCGAAACAACGAAGGCCTTTTTAAAGTATTCAAGGAAAACTTCCCGATTACGGACACCCGTAACATCTTTAATCTGGAGTTCCTGGATTACTTCGTAGACCCTCCGCGTTATACCATCGAAGAATGTATTGAGCGGGGGCTTACGTACTCCGTGCCGCTCAAAGCAAAGCTTCGTCTGAGCTGTAACGACGAGGAGCACGTAGATTTCCAGACCATTGTGCAGGACGTATTCCTGGGGAACATTCCTTATATGACCCCCCGCGGCACTTTCGTTATCAACGGCGCTGAGCGTGTAGTTGTATCCCAGCTGCACCGTTCTCCGGGTGTTTTCTTTGGTCAATCCGTCCATCCCAACGGCACCAAGATCTACTCTGCAAGGGTGATCCCCTTCAAAGGAGCCTGGATGGAGTTTGCTACAGACATCAACAACGTGATGTACGCATACATCGACCGTAAGAAGAAGTTTCCGGTTACCACCCTGTTGCGTGCCATCGGCTACGAAACGGACAAGGATATCCTGGAACTGTTTGGCATGGCTGACGAAGTGAAAGCAGACCGCAAGAACCTGGAAAAATACGCCGGCAAAAAGCTGGCTGCCCGCGTTTTACGCAGCTGGGTAGAAGATTTCGTAGACGAAGATACCGGTGAGGTGGTGAGCATCGAAAGGAATGAGATCGTGCTGGAGCGCGACAGCATCCTGGACGAAGCCAACATCGAAATGATCACCGATATGGGCGTGAAATCCGTATTCGTGCAGAAAGAAGAGGTGAGCGGCGACTTCGCCATCATCTACAACACCCTCAACAAAGATACTTCCAACTCCGAGCTGGAAGCCGTTCAGCACATCTACCGCCAGCTGCGCGGTGCCGATGCGCCGGATGACGAAACAGCAAGGGGCATCATCGATAAATTATTCTTCTCCGACAAACGGTACGATCTCGGCGACGTAGGCCGTTACAAGATCAACCGTAAACTGGGGCTGTCTACGCCGCTGGATATGAAGGTGCTGACCAAAGCGGACATCATCTCCATCATCAAGTACCTGGTACAGCTCACCAACGGTAAAGCAGAGATCGACGATATCGATCACCTGAGCAACCGTCGTGTACGTACCGTAGGAGAACAACTGTACGCGCAGTTCGGCGTGGGTCTGGCCCGTATGGCCCGTACCATCCGCGAGCGTATGAACGTTAGGGACAACGAGGTGTTTACGCCGGTGGACCTGATCAATGCAAGAACCCTTTCTTCCGTGATCAACTCCTTCTTCGGTACCTCCCAGCTGTCCCAGTTCCTCGACCAGACCAACCCGCTCTCCGAGATTACGCACAAACGCCGTATCTCCGCGCTGGGCCCCGGTGGTCTGAGCCGCGAGCGCGCAGGCTTCGAGGTGCGTGACGTACACTATTCCCACTACGGCCGCCTCTGTACCATCGAAACCCCTGAAGGACCGAACATCGGTCTGATCTCCACCCTGTGCGTACACGCCATGGTGAATGAAATGGGCTTCATCGAAACACCTTACCGCAAAGTAAAAGACGGTAAAGTGGACATGCACAAGGTGGAATACCTGAGCGCCGAAGAGGAAGATTCCGTAAAAATCGCACAGGCAAACGCTCCTTTGGATGAAAAGGGACAGTTTGTGAACGATAAGGTGAAATCCCGCGAAACCGGCGATTTCCCGATTCTTGAACCGGGTGAGGTTGAATACATGGACGTGGCTCCGAACCAGATCGTTGGTTTGAGCGCTTCCCTGATTCCCTTCCTCGAGCATGATGACGCCAACCGTGCGTTGATGGGCTCGAACATGCAACGTCAGGCTGTACCGCTGATCAACCCGCAGGTGCCCATCGTGGGTACCGGCCTGGAAGGCAAGGCAGCACGCGACTCCCGCCTGCAGATTACCGCTAACGGTAAAGGTGTGGTGGAATTCGTGGACGCCAACGAGATCCATGTACGTTACGAGCGCGACGAAATGCAGAAACTGGTGAGCTTCGAAGACGATCTCGTGATCTATCAGCTGACCAAATTCGTTAAAACCAACCAGAGCACCTGTATCAACCTTCGCCCCGCGGTGAAAAAAGGTCAGCGTGTGGTAGAAGGCGACTTCCTCACGGAAGGTTACGCTACCCGCGCCGGTGAACTGGCGCTGGGCCGCAACCTGAAAGTGGCGTTCATGCCCTGGAAAGGCTACAACTTCGAGGATGCGATCGTGATTTCAGAGCGTGTAGCCAAAGAAGACTGGTTCACCTCCATTCACATCGACGAATACGAACTCGAAGTGCGCGACACCAAGCTGGGCGAGGAAGAACTGACCCCGGATATCCCGAACGTGAGCGAAGAGGCCACCAAAGACCTCGACCAGAACGGTATCATCCGTGTGGGCGCACACATCAAGGAAGGCGATATCCTGATCGGTAAAATCACGCCGCGTGGTGAATCAGATCCTTCTCCGGAAGAAAAACTGCTGAGAGCGATCTTCGGCGACAAAGCTTCCGACGCGAAAGACGCTTCCCTGAAGGCACCCCCGTCTACCGAAGGTGTGGTGATCGACAAAAAGCTGTTCTCCCGCGCGAAGAAAGACAAGAACTCCAAAACCCGCGAAAAAGCGGCACTGGAGAAACTCGAAAAAATCCACCAGAAGAATGAGGAAGACCTGATGGAAGTGCTGATGAGTAAACTGTTGACGCTGCTGAAAGACAAAACGTCTGCCGGCATCACCAACACTTACGGTGAAGTGCTGATCTCCAAAGGTTCCAAATTCTCCAATAAAAATCTGGCGAACGTAGATTTCCAGAATGTGAACCCGCTCGGCTGGACCACAGACCAGGAAACCAACGACCAGATCAACACCCTGCTCCACAACTACAACATCAAGTACAACGAGGAGCTGGGCCGCTACAAACGTGAGAAGTTCAACATCTCCATCGGTGACGAGCTGCCCGCGGGCGTACTGAAACTGGCGAAGGTATACCTGGCCAGCAAACGTAAGCTGAAAGTAGGGGATAAGATGGCAGGCCGCCACGGTAACAAAGGTATCGTAGCCAAGATCGTGCGTGACGAAGACATGCCGTTCCTGGAAGACGGTACACCGGTAGATATCGTACTGAACCCGCTGGGCGTACCTTCCCGTATGAACCTCGGTCAGATTTACGAAACCGTACTCGGCTGGGCCGGGCAGAAACTGGGTGTAAGGTTTGCCACTCCGATCTTCGATGGTGCCAGCACCGAAGAGATCGCTTCATACATCGACGAGGCTAAACTGCCGAGCTTCGGCCACACTTACCTGAGCGATGGCGAAACCGGTGAACGCTTCCACCAGAAGGCGACCGTAGGTATCATCTACATGCTCAAACTGAGCCACATGGTAGACGATAAGATGCACGCCCGTTCCATCGGACCGTACTCTCTCATCACGCAACAGCCGCTGGGTGGTAAAGCCCAGTTCGGTGGCCAGCGTTTTGGTGAGATGGAGGTTTGGGCACTGGAAGCATACGGCGCCGCCAACATTCTGCAGGAACTGCTGACTATTAAGTCCGACGATATTGTAGGCCGTGCAAAAGCATACGAATCGATCGTGAAGGGCGACAACATACCGAAAGCCGGTGTGCCCGAATCCTTCAACGTATTGATTCACGAGCTGCGCGGGCTCGGTCTGGACCTGAAGTTCGATTAA